One window from the genome of Drosophila albomicans strain 15112-1751.03 chromosome 2L, ASM965048v2, whole genome shotgun sequence encodes:
- the LOC117563943 gene encoding retinoid-inducible serine carboxypeptidase-like isoform X1, which produces MQLKNNNAITAYAVFLLQLINWAAARRGFGPGEQDWNYVEVRKGAHLFYWLHYTTANVSSFYERPLVIWLQGGPGVASTGCGCFEQLGPIDIEGQPRASNWVQHMNVLFIDSPVGTGFSYVDSYNEYAVNNKQIALDLVTLMSDFLRSHPEFQRVPLHIFSESYGGKMAPEFALELHLAQQRGEVQCQLKSVVVGNPFISPVDTILSYAPYMLQLGIVDHDGFKNISRVASEFSRLIYTGELGMAVIQNIKLQHLIEQIIGNFVFYNTQWRTHEDDDHRYGEGPKLSEFMINNVTKALNLTDMTKWEARNVAVYDELGSDIVKPAVHIVTRLLDETPLRVGVYSGVLDLICATPGTVNWINRMSWRGKQKYVDAIRQPFRSDGYLEGYEKQGGNFSMFWVLRAGHMVQQDNPAAMSHILREFTNYG; this is translated from the exons ATGCaactaaaaaacaacaatgcaatCACAGCCTATGCAGTTTTCTTGTTGCAGCTAATTAACTGGGCAGCAG CACGTCGAGGCTTTGGCCCAGGCGAACAAGACTGGAACTATGTTGAAGTGAGAAAGGGCGCCCATCTCTTCTATTGGCTCCACTACACGACAGCGAATGTGAGTTCATTTTACGAGCGACCGCTGGTTATCTGGTTGCAAGGCGGACCCGGTGTTGCCTCCACTGGCTGCGGCTGCTTTGAGCAGCTGGGACCCATCGACATTGAGGGGCAACCACGTGCCAGCAATTGGGTGCAGCACATGAATGTACTCTTCATCGACAGTCCTGTTGGCACTGGTTTTAGCTATGTTGACTCGTATAATGAATACGCTGTGAACAACAAGCAAATTGCTCTCGATCTTGTCACACTAATGTCGGATTTTCTGCGATCACATCCCGAGTTCCAACGTGTCCCATTGCACATCTTCTCCGAGAGTTATGGCGGCAAAATGGCACCGGAATTCGCCTTGGAATTGCATTTAGCTCAGCAACGGGGCGAGGTGCAGTGTCAACTCAAGTCTGTGGTGGTGGGCAATCCCTTTATTTCGCCTGTAGATACCATTTTGTCCTATGCTCCATATATGCTGCAACTGGGCATTGTGGATCACGATGGTTTTAAGAACATATCGCGAGTGGCATCCGAGTTTTCGCGTTTGATATATACCGGCGAACTGGGGATGGCCGTCATACAGAATATAAAACTTCAGCATTTGATTGAGCAAATCATAGGAAACTTTGTTTTCTATAACACCCAATGGCGCACTCATGAGGATGATGACCATCGTTACGGCGAGGGTCCGAAGTTATCTGAATTTATGATCAACAATGTGACGAAGGCTTTGAATCTGACCGACATGACTAAATGGGAGGCACGGAATGTGGCGGTGTATGATGAGCTAGGCAGCGATATCGTTAAGCCTGCTGTTCATATTG TCACTCGTCTGCTGGACGAGACGCCGCTCCGCGTGGGCGTCTACTCGGGTGTCTTAGACTTGATCTGTGCCACGCCCGGCACCGTCAACTGGATCAATCGGATGTCGTGGCgtggcaaacaaaagtatGTGGATGCTATCCGTCAACCCTTCCGTAGCGATGGCTATCTTGAGGGCTATGAGAAGCAAGGCGGAAACTTTAGCATGTTTTGGGTCCTTCGCGCAGGACACATGGTGCAGCAGGATAATCCCGCGGCCATGTCTCACATTCTGCGAGAGTTTACCAACTATGGATGA
- the LOC117563943 gene encoding retinoid-inducible serine carboxypeptidase-like isoform X2 — protein MQLKNIKEITAYAVFLLQVINWAAAGRGFGPGEQDWNYVEVRKGAHLFYWLHYTTAKVSSFYERPLVIWLQGGPGVASTGCGCFEQLGPIDIEGQPRASNWVQHMNVLFIDSPVGTGFSYVESFGEYALNNKQIALDLVTLMSDFLRSHPEFQRVPLHIFSESYGGKMAPEFALELHLAQQRGEVQCQLKSVVVGNPFISPLDTILSYAPYLLQMGIVDHDGYKNLSRATFEFSRLVSAGDMRQAVDQDEQIQELIMEITENVFVYNTQRRFHVDDVYHYGDSPKLSDFMVNNVTKALNLTHMSKWTAFNSLVFFGLGIDVVKPAIDIVTRLLDETPIRVGIFSGVLDIICATPGTVNWIDRMSWRSKQSYVDATRRPIRIDGFLEGYEKQGGNFSMFWVLRSGHSVQVDNPVAMSHILREFTNYG, from the exons ATGCAACTGAAAAATATCAAGGAGATCACAGCGTATGCAGTCTTCTTGCTGCAAGTAATTAATTGGGCAGCAG CAGGTCGAGGCTTTGGCCCAGGCGAACAAGACTGGAACTATGTTGAAGTGAGAAAGGGCGCCCATCTCTTCTATTGGCTCCACTACACGACAGCGAAGGTGAGCTCATTTTACGAGCGACCGCTGGTTATCTGGTTGCAAGGCGGACCCGGAGTTGCCTCCACGGGCTGCGGCTGCTTCGAGCAGCTGGGACCCATCGACATTGAGGGGCAACCACGCGCCAGCAATTGGGTGCAGCACATGAATGTGCTCTTCATCGACAGTCCCGTTGGCACTGGTTTTAGCTATGTGGAATCCTTTGGCGAATATGCTTTGAACAATAAGCAAATTGCTCTCGATCTGGTCACACTAATGTCGGATTTTCTGCGATCACATCCCGAGTTCCAACGTGTCCCATTGCACATCTTCTCTGAGAGTTATGGCGGCAAAATGGCACCGGAATTCGCTTTGGAATTGCATTTAGCGCAGCAAAGGGGCGAGGTGCAGTGTCAACTCAAGTCTGTGGTGGTGGGCAATCCCTTTATTTCGCCCTTGGACACCATTTTGTCCTATGCTCCATATCTGCTGCAAATGGGAATTGTGGATCACGATGGCTATAAGAATTTATCGAGAGCTACGTTTGAGTTTTCGCGTCTGGTTTCTGCCGGTGATATGCGGCAGGCTGTCGACCAGGATGAACAAATTCAAGAATTGATTATGGAAATCACTGAGAATGTCTTTGTCTATAACACCCAACGACGCTTTCATGTGGATGATGTCTATCACTATGGTGATAGTCCCAAGTTGAGTGACTTTATGGTCAACAATGTGACAAAGGCTCTGAATCTCACCCATATGTCTAAATGGACGGCATTCAATTCTTTGGTCTTTTTTGGGCTTGGCATCGATGTTGTTAAGCCTGCCATTGACATAG TCACTCGTCTGCTTGACGAGACTCCCATCCGTGTTGGCATCTTCTCGGGCGTCCTTGACATTATCTGTGCCACTCCTGGTACAGTCAACTGGATCGATCGGATGTCGTGGCGCAGCAAGCAGTCTTATGTGGATGCCACACGCCGACCTATTCGTATCGATGGGTTTCTCGAGGGCTATGAGAAGCAGGGAGGAAACTTCAGCATGTTCTGGGTACTTCGATCAGGACACTCAGTGCAAGTAGATAATCCTGTGGCCATGTCTCACATTCTGCGTGAGTTCACTAACTATGGTTGA